tcgaatgttAACAGTggcgacttcacgctcattggaggcaatttgttgttatgaatcactgcatagtcttcctaaagcctttgacgtattttcaattggcagacgcttgcatgagcactgtgtgtcttgttgtatatggcgcatgtcctttgcaatttattttcgtttttttctcgtgtatgttttattgttgaagtattattctgcagtagcgggatacagtaatatcctttgttagagtattggtttttaccagtcaaaattacaaaaatttaactgaaaactaaaacaatgaaaaattcccggaattctaaaaatatcccgggtttttcccgattttctcccggatgaaaaaattcccgggtctcCCCGTTCGTATACACCCTGTTCTTGTAGTTCCCACAAAAGCAGTTTTTTGCAGCTTCCAGTTCTGAAGCAAGGATTAGACTGGTGTAGCATCTGTCTGTAAACAGAGTGTAACCTTTTCCTGACAGATTCCCAGGCAATGTCTTTACGAGTATCACTGTCAGACCTCTCACCTGCATACACAGAAAAATTCCAGACATAACCTGTCTCTGAGTCCGACACTACTAATTGAAATACACACGGCCACGAAATTTGCACATGCCTTCATCAATTGTAATGTTTTGAGAGGGTGTATATGCTCACTGGAAATGAGCAGACACCATATCCAGGAGGGGTCTCACCTTGTGCAGTGGGTCGTAAGCAGCTTCTCCTTTTTCCTTAGCAACTGAATTGTCACTGACGTGACAGTTTCTCAAAATAGAAAGAAACCTGTCACTGCTTAAGATGTTGGGACAGAAATTACATGACACAACAGGATTCTTGGACCACTGCTCTTGTATACGGGGTGTCTCACACTTGCACACATATGGACTACGATTGCCAGAAACTTTCTTATATCTATGAGAGTAACTCCTTTCCACTTTGATAGCGAGCAGGTAGGGGAAAGGGAATTTGTGCTTCGTAATTTCCTTATGCTTTGTTGTGCATACAGATTAGTTTGCTGCTTTATATGATTCACCATACTGTCTGTAAGTAAACACAAAAAGAAGTCTAGAGTGTGCTGTGCTGGTCTAAACCGGTAAGGTTGCACTTTCCAGAGTGTCCTGAAAATGGATGGATATTTGGCACATGATCAGTAGTCGTCCAGCCTTCCTCAGAATCAGTACAGCGCCAAGTTCTCGGCCTCACACTCACCCATGGTCGCCCACGCACTTCAGGTGTGGTATCAGCAGGAACAATGGCAATACATGCTTCTGAAGAACTTGGACACTCGTTCTCCTTGTCTGAATCTACCATAAAAGTaatatttgcaaataaaatcaCGTACTACAGTAGTTATGTATTGAAAGCTCTTTTAATTGAAATCTGAATAAAAATTTGCATATTTTATCTGCATTCCTTACCCGAAGCCTTGGAATCTTCTTCTTCAATATAGTCCGTCATCATCAGAACCAAGCAAATCACCATCCTCCGAAAAATCAACATCACTTTCTTCAAACTCGCGCGATAACTCACGAGCGATTTCATCATCCGTCAAACCACGCTTCGCCATGACGACGCAACTGAGCGCGCGTGTGACAGAATATTCccgcttgcaaaaaaaaaaattaaataaattagagtGGTTCCTCCTTGCCCAGCATGCCTGCACCATCTAGCATCAAATACTTTTCAACTATAGCCTCTGTCGTGCCTCGCAGACCATTGGGAGCCCTATGAACACACAAAGCAAGGAAGGGGAAAATCGAGCACACGCGCCCATAAAATTACGGACATCAGAGTGTTGGGCTGGTCAGGCGCGCCTCTATTTTTTTACGAGCGTTGGCTCCTAAGTGTTAAGCACACAAATCTCTTACACTGTTGACCTCATTGCTATGGCTAACTAGTAATCTTTTCTCAACTCTTGATATCAATTAGCAGTTCTTTGGTCTCAACCcaattaatttatttcttctcaacTCTTCAAATTAAGTTAGGCAACACCACTGAGTGTGCTCAGTTAGGTTTTCTTAGTTGTTGACTTTGGCTGCTCTGGGCAACATTGTATCTTTAATAAaagtttctcgggcttccagccgtgtCAAACGGTTTAAAATCCATGAGCTTTTGGCCGAATACTCcagggccattgtcaagtggtgactgtcttctaGTTGCTCTGCCATCCTTATATAGCCACGTTGCCTCCCATGGCGTCACTGGTACCCACTCCAGCACCATATATGATAATGTTTGCATTGTGCATCCTCCACACCCAGTTCAATCTTCCGATGGGTGGGTCCCAAGCTGTTCTTAGCcgcaggccgctgtctttattgagtgtgttggcacaaatttttattgcgATCGTTTCTTTTATCATGCTATCCCAAAAACTGTTAGTCAGTGTGATAATATGTGTCTCGTCGAATGCAATATGATGACTGTTTTCTAATGCatgctctgctactgctgatttctcTGGGTACTGTAGacgaaaacatctctcgtgttctacacagcACTGTTCAATGGTATGCACAGTCTGTCCGATATAGAAATGCTCACACCCAcatggtattttatatactcctggcattctgaggcctacatcgtctttcacaggcctcaagaATTGTTGAAATTTTGCTGGAGCCCTGAAGACTgaatcgattttatgcctctttaggagccGGCCTACTTTcctgttattgagccacagaaCAGCAAGAACACAAACTTCTTCGCATCCTTCATGGAGTCTTTCTGCTTACATATTTTCGGAAAGATAGCTTGTGAAATCTGGCGGTTGTTGCAGCTGTTTTCCTTAAATACTGTCCGTAAGTGGTTCAGTTCCTTTGGCAAGTTTTCAGAATCTGAGACAGTTTCGGCTTGGTGCACTAAGGTCCTCAAAACAGAACACTTCTGTGATGGATGACAGCTGTTAGCGTGCATATAtctgtctgtgtgggtgggtttccgaTAAATGCTGTGGCAGAGACAGCCATTTGCTTTGCGGCGGATGAGGACGTCAAGGAACGGCAAGGCATCATCTGTCTCTAGCtacatcgtgaacttgatgttgtcaTTGATGCTAATAATGTTGTCaagaattctcccagcttttcatATCCATGACATCATACAACGAATGTGTCGTCGACGTAATGATAAAACCAACTAAGCTTTTCAGGAGCCATGTCCAGGGCGATGTTTTCAAAGTACTCCACGAACAGACTGACTAcaactggagctaatgggcttcccatcACAACACCGTCTCAGGTTGaaatattctccatcatacaaGAAATACGATGGCATCAGAGTATGCTCGAATAATACACTCAATCAAGGcggcggcctgcagctaagcacagtgTGGGACCCACccatcggaaggttgaagcggCTGCACAACGCAAACATTACCAAACATATGGTGCCAGAGCGGGTAACAGTGACCACGGAAGGCAGCGCAGTtatataaggacggcagcagcaaccagaagacagtcaccacttgacaatggccgaggagtactcggccAAATgcttgtggattttaaaccacttgatgcAGCTGGAAGCCCAAGAAACATTTATTAGTACATATTGCCGTGAAACTACGCACTCCTATATTGTATCTTTTGTCATTTTTGTTGAAATACAtgaaaattttcattgttattattaaAGCTCTTTTCTTATAGCACCTCTTATTAGAGTTTTGTCATAATTGCCAAAATGGAATGTTACAGGTGGCTTGTTTTGGGTTATGGTGTGTTCCACTCCACTGTTGCTTGATGTATAAGTGTGCTAACATTCACCTTTCAGATATTTTATGGTTCATCATTCTTTAACTTAATAGCTTTACTGGACCCGCTGTGCAGTGCCATTAAACTGTTTCATGTGACTTTTTCACCTTTTGCTGTGGGGTGAGCTGAAAGTGAGCTCTGATCTGTTCAAACCACTAAAAGACGTAAACAGTTTTTGGTAGTTATGAAGGCACTGGTGACATGAGGGAGGTGTGAATAATGTGGATTATTTCAAGGTATGTAGCTGGCAGATACTTTCACTAGAACAATTCACATCTCCACTGTCTGTCACTATGATTACCACTGAAACGGTCTAATCGATTAGTAAAATAATTCTTCCCGTAACAGGAtgatatttacattttctttcttgaaGAGAAGGAAACATCATCCCTCACTATGATAAAGAATGCAATCATAAATGAGGTCACTGTTGTACCAGAAGACTGCAGGTTGTTGTGCTTAGAGATACAGTTTTCACAATGAAtattttagaaatgaaagaaacttcTGCCTTTCCAGAAGATATTTCGTAAAAAAACTACATAAATACACATAGCTCACTAACATAACATGTCCAGATGGGAAAAAGACAGATAGTGAAAAATCTTATATTGCCttaaagaaacataaaaatatagATGACTGTCCATTTTTCCTTTTATACATCTCTCTTTTAGGTGCTGGCATGTTTATACTGCATCTTTGCCCCGCAGTGTTCCGTCAATAACATATGCTTTATGGGTAAAACAAAATAAGATCTATCACAAGGTTAATGACTGCTTCTGTACTGTAGTTGCAGTGTCCCCACCGTACAATCATGGGTGGAGCACAACTCTTATAAATTGGTCGCTCACAATAGATCATTAGATGTGTTGGTGCACTGCTTAGAGAGACCAAGAGAGAATAACAGTTCTGATCTATTCTCACATTTATATTATTACCAGAGCACACTTTCCTCCTTGACTTCCAAGGCACTGCCAAGCCATGATGCCAAAGCAGAAGCAGGCCTCCACAGCAGATGGAGACAAGCATTTGCTGTCACACATTGTCAATATGCTGAGAATGGGATGTTCCACACTTAATAACTACATAAATAATGTTTTTGGTTTCCATTAACATCCTTCATCGGCCTAAGTGGTTAGAAGTGGAATGCGTCATTCTGCAGAATCACCACCTTACACCACACCTTTTCACATACTATATGGTCCATATTAGTAAAGCTTGGTGGAGTCAATATACTACTGGAATGGTGCTACTGCATTATGTctatttttttaactaatttgcagTAGCTATTTTATTTTCCATAAAATGCATGAGCATTCCATGTTGTGTCCTCTGTTATTCAGTGCAAGCATTTGTGTAACATAGAAGAATCTAGTGCTGATCCATTAATCTTATTATCAATGGGTACCTCATGTTCTCCCTTAGCAAGTCGCATAATCGTCAGCTAATCTcaataatgataaaaaatttaaaacgtaCTCCCTGCAGAAATAGTCATTGGCATCACAACTCCGGCAAAGGAACATGGGTGGTACTAATATGTTTCTCGGGTATAAATAATTTCAgttcttttgtaaaaatatttttataaacttaCTAAACATAATACATTTCATAACCATTATAGGATCTATATTACTAAATGGTTAAAACCACCTGCCCCAAATGCAGGTTGGCTACATAACGGCTGCTAGGaacaacaaatatttaattttcaatatGTCACATAATTATTTGCCAAATTTGAAAAGCTCTGCTCGTTACAAGGTAAAATTTTACATTACTGTGTTAAACCTGTAAGTCAAGTATTAAATTTGGAAACTATATGTGACAAAGCATAACACACAGTACGCAAATTACCCATTGCTATTTTCAtgctgacattattattattattattggtggtgGTGATTTAGGGCACTAAATGGCGAGGTCATCTGTGCCCTTTATGAGTGCATTAGTCACTTGCAACAAGCTTTACACCCAGCTTCAAAACTTTTTTCTCATTCCTACCCCCTACAAAAAAATGACAGGAAGAAAGTTTATTAATACTATACTTTTGCTGTTCACACAGTAAAGCTTCAGTATCAGGgcagacatgacattttaattaattAGTATTTCACCACTCACTCTTGtttgcaatacattttgcagatgcATATACCAGTCACTGACTCTGTAAAATTATATTTTATGACACATAGTTAAGGGATATCAAAAATTGAGatccgtgaaaaactagcttttcttagaATGGAgctcaaattacccagactatactcatccattATTTGAAGATGTTTGATACATGGAAGTTTAAGTCTTTAAAGAATCAGGGATGAGGGGTTACTGGTtgctaatattttttttaaaaaaatgtatcattTGGGTTTGTCAGAAGCTGGGTTGAGGGACTCCTCGGTTCTGCTACCCTCATTGCTTGAGATCCAGTTGGACAGAGGTCACAAGTTGTACGTAATTTTTGGAACTCACTTTTCAGTATCCATACTGATAAAGTAAGCtaaatgctttttatttttttGCGAAGACAGTATAGTACATCATCTTTTAACAGTGCCAGAAGCAAAATATTTGTACAGTTCTACCATTTcaatacatcacacaaatctaGTTGCTATAGCTAACAATTTTGTATAATCCGTGCCTTTTGCATGTGTACGCTCTTTCAGAATGCGACGTAGAACTGTAGGTATGGGCACATGAATGCGTGTTCCTAGTGGAGTTCCATTATCATCTATCAGCACCAAATTGTTACTGTCGAATTTAGGCACCAAAGGTGGCTGCTTCTGTTTCACACCAACTATCACGCCTTTCTTCTTTTGTCCTTTGATTGCAACCAGTATCTTGTCACCTGCCAAAAAAGCATAAGAATCATGTTTACTGATTGAACCAAAGTGTTGTTTCCATAACACTAATGGAAATTCTTAGATGTAACAACACATAAAATACGGACATGACAGCCACTCCCTCATAATGGACAGATTTTTGGCACACAGCAACATGtgacagaaaacagtattcacactagctttGGAGCTCTTGCTCATTTTCTAGCAAAGGTACaaattggctgtgtgtgtgtgtgtgtgtgtgtgtgtgtgtgtgtgtgtgtgtgtgtgtgtacttttctaTAAAAATAGCAAGAGCTAGAAGGCttgtgtgaatactgttttcttctaagagtttttgtgcCCATGCATCAGTCCACTGAAACTGTGCTcgcagtacactgaggtgacaaaagtcataggataactcttaatatcatgtcagacctcctcctgcccagtgtagtgcagtaaCTCAACGAAGCATGGACTCAAGTAActaagtcccctgcacaaatatcgAATCATCCATAACAAAGTATTGCCACTGTAGGCGTTTATCCACAAACTGACCTTtcgagtatgtcccataaatgttcgatgggattcgtgctgGGAGatatgggtagccaaatcatttgctcacaCTGTCCACAATGTCCTTCAAAGCAATCCAACAGTTGTAACCCAGTGACataaataaaaattccatctttgtttgagaatttgaagtcaatgaatggctgcaagtagccAACCATAACCATTTCTACTCAATGACTCCATAGGACCagagacccagtccatttcatgtaaatacagctcacatcattatggaaacaccaccggcttgcacagtgcattggtgacaacttgggtcgatggcttcgtggagtctgcaccacacacaaaccctaccatcaactcttacctgctgaagtcggaactcatctgaccaggccgcagtCAGTTGTCTAGTGTCCAACtgacatggtcacaagcccagaagaggcactgcaggcaaagttgtgctgttagcaaaagaaCTCACATTGGccatctgctgccataccccattaacaccAAATATCACCACACTGTCCCAAAGGATACTCCATCTTACGTACCaccttgatttctgtggttatttcatgcactgttggtttgttagcattgacaactctatgcaatCACTGCTGCTCtttgccgttaagtgaaggccggccACTGTGTTGTTCATGGTGGGAGcaaaagcctgaaatttggtattttaggtacacttttgacactgttgatcttGAAACACAGTATTCCCTAATGATTTAtggaatggaatgtcccacacttctagctccaactatcattctgtgttcaaagttatgaattcccatcatgtggccataatgaagtcagaaaccttttcaaatgaatcatctgagtacaaatgacagctccaccactgTACTGTGACAAGGAACCCACATAACCattacactggctccaccaaggGTGAGCGAGTGACAGCTTTCCTGTACCCACTGCACTAAGGCATCggcggtgtacagcacacacagactttgaagggtgctgagtgagtctgagcagaggccacaattgaaaagtctgtgtcgccagatgtactccgtggcctgatacagggtgaagagctctgctgtaaatactgagcagcgtGCCAGAAACTGATATCTGACCACAcgagtgccaatgacgaaggcacacccaccCCATGGGCAGTCCAAGAGCCATccgtgtatacaaaggtactatcgcgaagttccatgcgaaggtcttgAAACTGAAGACGATAGAGTGAAGCTGGAGCAGTGTCCTCAGGAAGTGAATGATGGCCAAGGTTAATATGGGCCacttcacaaagccaaggtggtgaagggttcataccCACTGGGAAAGGTGCAGGTAGTGTGAATTGAAGCCGctgtagcaagtgccgaaagctggctccaggaggtaacagagaagagggacacgccccatactagcgatcaaaggaatcataaaaggaggaggcacaggatgggtggccacacatggcagacaaactgGATGCATACATACTGAGGAAAAAGTCACGGAGGTAGGAcagtggtaattcagcagcttcagcatacagactctcaacctggCTAGTGTAAATGGTGCCAGAGGCCAAATGGaggccacgatggtggatagtgttgagacagtgtaagagagatggatgtgcagatgcataaacaaagtacTCATActcgagtttcgaatggacaaggacCTGTACAAACGGAGAAGGGTAGtttgatcggcaccccaggaagagTATCATTGAGGACACAGGACAGTCACGAACCGCGTACAGCAgattgccaggtaagacacatgggaagaCCAAGAGTGCTTCCTATCGAgcgtgagccccaggaatttcgtagtttcaacaaacggAAGGGCAGCAGGcctaagatgtaaagatggtgggagaaaccaattgtgtCACCAGAaactcatacagacagttttgtcagtggaaaagcaaaagccattgtcgatgctccaggagtaaagacgatcaagacatcgctgaagacaccgCTCAGGGAGACAGGCCagtagagaactgcaatagatgctaaaattgtcaacaaaaagggagctggagatgcctggcgggagacgggccattatagggttaacggCAATAGCAAAGAGTAcgacactcaggacggaaccctgaggcacaacaTTTTCACGGATAAAAGTGTCCGAAAACACAGAACCCATGtgcaccttgaaaacttggtcttttaaaaattcctgaagtaaacagggcaggcggccacggaATCCCCATGAGTAAAGAgaacagaggataccagttctccagcaagtgccgtaggccttctccaaatcgaaaaacacggccacagtctgagatttctgcagaaaaccattcatgacatgggtggtcAAGGTAAAGAGAaggtcaactgcagaacaccgtgctcgaaatccacactgcatttgttagtaaattgcaagactcgagccaccataccagccgggcatgaatcatacattccatcaccttgcaaaagcagctggtgagagagatggggtggtagctagacgGAAGGTTTTTGACCTTACCAGGCTTAGGtttgggtatgacagtggcttcctgccagcatctgggaaacatgccctctgcccagaagCAGTTGTACGTGTTACGtggaaagtgcttgcccacaagagaaaggtgctgcaacatctgaatgtgaacagcatctggccctggggcggaggatcaggatgaactgagagcatgatctagctccctcatagtaaaggtggcattgtagcactcccAATTCTTAGGAGAGAAGGGTACTGCCCAAGCCATCCCCCACTCGTTTCTGATGGAggatgatagtgggaagagctcaaaacttctgcaaaatgatggcccaaggtgttggagatagcaatagggtccatgatgaCATCGTATGCTACTGTCACACTGGAAATTGGCGAATGGGTCTTGGTCCCAGAGATCCAGCTGAAGTTTGCCCGCACGACAGAGGAAGGGGTAGAAATGTTAAAAGAACTAATGAATGAAACCCAGCCAGCTTTTTTGCTATCTCAAAGAATGCAACGACACattgcacacatctgtttataatgaacgcAGTTCGCCATCATAGGATGgtggttaaaaatgcagagagtgCGCCTCCTTGCATGAATTGTGTCGtggcacgcctcagtccaccaaggactgggacacagcatgttaaagaggaagtgtgaggaatggaatgttccgcagcagtaaggataatatttgtgagatattccacctggtcatcacaactggggaaatcttgttctttgaaGGTTGCCAGGAAGGGGTAAAGCGCCAGGCagacttagtaagctgccatttgggtgtgcacgcaggGGGGCTGGAGTTAGCAAATggacagcacatgggaaatggttgcttgAGTAGGCATCAGAAAGcacggaccactcaagatgatgggcaagctgggcagtgcagaatgagaggtccaaatgggaataggtgttcttggagtctgaaaggaataCGGGTTCTTCCGTATTAAGGCAGATGAGGCTGAGTTGATTGGAAGGTCAACCAAGAGGGCACCTCACTGACatgttctggaagagccccaaggGGCACGGTGTGCAATAGTCACCGAGCACATAAAGGGGTGAGGGAGTCTACCAATAAGCTGGagaaagtctgccctggtgacactgaatgatggagggatgtaaacggTATGAAGGGAAAAGGTCAAGCGAGGAAGtaaaatgcagactgcaacaggTTGACACCGGAGTCAGGGAGATGGTTTGACTACCAGAgcatcatcccatatgagcagcaggactcccccatgagatggaatcaCATCCTCGAGGAGTGAGGGGGAGGTCAGAGCCCTCAtaaggatgcagttttgtttcctggaggcagaaaacAAGGAGGTGCTGCAATTCCCAGAGCAGCTATAATTCCTCCTCATTGGATTGTATGCTGTGAATGTTCCACTGGAAAAGAGTTATGATGGGGTAGGGGAAAAAAATGGAATTTTGTTACCTCGGCAGCTGTCGAGTGCCTGCCTTCACAGCCTCACTGCTACATGCTGCAAAGGCTGGAagatcctgttccatgagatctacagaggtgtaAGAAGTCTCTCTGGGTCAGTCTGCGGATTTcagggcagaaaaacggttggcgGGCTGCACTGGCAAAATGGAGGTTGGCCAGGTGCAGGTCCCACATGGCGACATCGTGGAAGAGGCTCTCCGAGTTGGCGAAGGAGAAACCAGTTTGCCTTTTGCAGATGAAGACTCAAAATGTTTGCTGGTTGGAGAGACATaaaaagtcttcacaggagtattccttctgttctttctgGCTTATCATTTGTGTAGCATGTGATTTCGGCACAGGAGGCTAAGATTTGGTGgctggaggaggaagagatggggatgctaccatgacactgggtgatttgacaactgcagtgctgaatttgaggttgcaagTCCACTTAGCCATGTCCTCCATGGAGCAAGGCGTAGTGAGAGCGGTACTATAAGCGTCGGCTGGTAAAATGCAAGGTTTTCGACTAACGAATAACTTGCGAGGAACAggttaaggcactttttccttctcctGGATGCTTTGCTCACTGAGATGCAAGGGGCATTCTCAGACTGAGgctgcatggtcaccattgcaaCTGATACAGCcgtggagaaggaaatggacaatcGCACCATTGAGCATCCCTactacaagtaacacatttggccacgTTTTGACAGAACATTCGAGTGTAGTTGTAAAGTTAACACTGTTAACAGAGCGTCAGGTTTGGAgtgtacagtcagactgtgatgacttcatgttgttgttgtggtcttcagtcctgagactggtttgatgcagctctccatgctaatctatcctgtgcaagctccttcatctcccagtacctactgcaacctacatccttctgaatctgcttagtgtattcatctcttggtttctacgatttttaccctccacgctgccctccaatgctaaatttgtgatcccttgaaggcctcaagacatgtcctaccaaccgatcccttcttctagtcaagttgtgccacaaacttctcttcttc
This genomic interval from Schistocerca serialis cubense isolate TAMUIC-IGC-003099 chromosome 8, iqSchSeri2.2, whole genome shotgun sequence contains the following:
- the LOC126416744 gene encoding 39S ribosomal protein L14, mitochondrial, whose product is MNIMQALNVAKQVCQIHTSARPHQIIKLTRMRVVDNSQIGKLAMAEGKPPRCIHVYNKKGVGTIGDKILVAIKGQKKKGVIVGVKQKQPPLVPKFDSNNLVLIDDNGTPLGTRIHVPIPTVLRRILKERTHAKGTDYTKLLAIATRFV